From Cinclus cinclus chromosome 2, bCinCin1.1, whole genome shotgun sequence, one genomic window encodes:
- the RPS11 gene encoding small ribosomal subunit protein uS17 has translation MADTQTERAYQKQPTIFQNKKRVLLGEGGKEKLPRYYRNVGLGFKTPKEAIEGTYIDKKCPFTGNVSIRGRILSGVVTKMKMQRTIVIRRDYLHYIRKYNRFEKRHKNMSVHLSPCFRDVQIGDIVTVGECRPLSKTVRFNVLKVTKAAGTKKQFQKF, from the exons ATGGCGGACACGCAG ACGGAACGTGCCTACCAGAAGCAGCCGACGATCTTCCAGAATAAGAAGCGAGTGCTGCTGGGCGAGGGTGGCAAGGAAAAGTTGCCCCGCTACTACCGAAATGTGGGGCTGGGCTTTAAGACTCCGAAGGAG GCCATCGAGGGTACCTACATTGACAAGAAGTGTCCCTTCACTGGGAATGTCTCCATCCGTGGCCGCATACTCTCAG GCGTGGTGACCAAGATGAAGATGCAGCGCACGATCGTCATCCGCCGCGATTACCTGCACTACATCCGCAAGTACAACCGCTTTGAGAAGCGCCACAAGAACATGTCGGTGCATCTCTCCCCCTGCTTCAG GGACGTGCAGATTGGGGACATCGTGACAGTGGGTGAGTGCCGCCCCCTCAGCAAGACCGTGCGCTTCAACGTGCTCAAGGTGACCAAGGCTGCAGGCACCAAGAAACAGTTCCAGAAGTTCTGA
- the FHIP1B gene encoding FHF complex subunit HOOK-interacting protein 1B, with product MERMSWLSKLTPRAGGQRAPRSASLQPPVTADPETCLMVFKNHWAQVLRILERRGSKPAPDDLSAVRNNTYQMLNLLAEDRPWGDGDKDTSQGDGDMACGPILEFVAAENLLERLLCWHLQGDFTEERKVEQLKLYEMLISQARQPLLRHKPVLTPLLRLLSVCAEPASAPLENSLVLLLNQLCVSVAREPAILELFFHSHTDQGPANLIIFSLLIPFIHHEGARGQQARDALLLIMAMSASNSAVAQSITDNSYFCPVLATGLSALYSSLPRKIEVRGDDWHFLRREDWIGVSSLVLFMNSLEFCNAVIQVAHPLVQKQLVDYVHNGFLVPVMGPALHKTSVEEMIASTAYLDLFLRSVSETALLKTFLRFVLLHRHDNTTILDTLVGRINSNSRLCMVSLSLFRTLLSLNCEDVMLQLVLRYLLPCSHVMLSQKRAVRDLDIYGKTAAKFLSLIPRCCRPESPPPPHDRDEEPPSRARGHGSPGADAPVAPKPSTPSRLSFFMRQAGAGPAETAAPRSPGPPAGSPPRPGSRDEVAELDRNYLEYLRDARRSIDRCAWACRVWSAPYDGEDPRAPGPAPDPDSPPGRPPGPPTPRTKKRGLPEEGAREAPGGPLGGDEPSAGGPGPEPRDGGTLVNGAHGTAEPGRPEGDVVVKKVRRSPEGEGGGGAPNGAPRAQPSGWEPLPSVDSLLEELLARVPAEPPGAGVSIETFTEELREIEAEMQNGAVGGAPAAPAEPPEPPLSHEEEEAFASFTVLPEGDGGTGRAPPRPPDPLAQVVASPPRAVGPPPSQPFTGPFVSVLFGKLENMPHNSLYVNFLLTGLVAQLACYPQPLLRSFLLNTNMVFQPSVKSLLQVLGSVKNKIESFAATQEDFPALLFKAKKYLIARGRLDWAEGPGAVPALRRTDTLARSRKPSLGELLLRHANSPTRARHAAQLALQGLRDGGLQPLAPPARHGEALRVRNAVYCAVIFSEFLKELAAIAQAHAVTSPFLTEPPEE from the exons ATGGAGAGGATGAGCTGGCTGAGCAAACTGACCCCACGGGCGGGTGGGCAGCGAGCCCCCCGCAGCGCCAGCCTGCAGCCCCCTGTCACCGCTGACCCCGAGACCTGCCTCATGGTCTTCAAGAACCACTGGGCACAG GTGCTGCGGATCCTGGAGCGGCGCGGGAGCAAACCAGCCCCCGATGACCTCAGCGCTGTCCGCAACAACACCTACCAAATGCTGAACCTTCTGGCTGAGGACCGGCCCTggggggatggggacaaggacacGTCACAGGGGGACGGGGACATGGCCTGCGGGCCCATCCTGGAGTTCGTGGCTGCTGAGAACCTTCTGGAGCGGCTCCTGTGCTGGCATCTGCAGGGCGACTTCACCGAGGAGAGGAAG gtggagcagctgaagctgtATGAGATGCTGATCAGCCAGGCCCGGCAGCCCCTGCTGCGGCACAAGCCGGTGCTGACGCCGCTGCTGCGCCTGCTCAGCGTGTGTGCCGAGCCCGCCTCAGCCCCGCTCGAGAacagcctggtgctgctgctcaaCCAGCTCTGCGTCTCCGTGGCCCGGGAGCCGGCCATCCTGGAGCTCTTCTTCCACAGCCACACGGACCAGGGCCCCGCCAACCTCATCATCTTCTCTCTCCTCATCCCCTTCATCCACCACGAGGGCGCGCGGGGCCAGCAGGCGCGTGACGCGCTGCTACTCATCATGGCCATGTCGGCTAGCAACAGTGCTGTGGCCCAGTCCATCACTGACAACTCCTACTTCTGCCCG GTGCTGGCCACGGGCCTGAGCGCCCTGTACTCCTCCCTGCCCCGCAAGATCGAGGTGCGAGGAGATGACTGGCACTTCCTGCGACGGGAGGACTGGATCGGCGTCTCCTCCCTCGTCCTTTTCATGAACTCGCTTGAGTTCTGCAATGCCGTCATCCAG GTCGCCCACCCACTGGTGCAGAAGCAGTTGGTGGATTACGTCCACAACGGGTTCCTTGTGCCTGTCATGGGGCCGGCGCTGCACAAG ACCTCGGTGGAGGAGATGATTGCGAGCACAGCGTACCTGGACCTGTTCCTGCgcagtgtcagcgagacagcgctGCTAAAAACCTTCCTGCGCTTCGTGCTGCTGCACCGGCATGACAACACAACCATCCTGGACACGCTGGTGGGCCGCATCAACAGCAACTCCCGG ctgtgcaTGGTGTCCCTGAGCCTCTTCCGGACGCTGCTCAGCCTCAACTGTGAGGATGTGATGCTTCAGCTGGTGCTCAG GtacctgctgccctgcagccatgTGATGCTGAGCCAGAAGCGGGCGGTGCGGGACCTAGACATCTATGGGAAAACAGCAGCGAAGTTCCTGTCCCTCATCCCACGCTGCTGCCGGCCCGAGAGCCCCCCACCACCCCATGACCGGGACGAGGAACCCCCCTCCCGGGCCAGGG GCCACGGCAGCCCCGGTGCAGACGCCCCCGTGGCACCCAAGCCCTCCACGCCGTCCCGCCTCTCCTTCTTCATGCGCCAGGCTGGCGCGGGCCCTGCCGAGACTGCTGCCCCCCGCTCCCCCGGGCCCCCCGCGGGCAgccccccccggcccggctcccGTGACGAGGTGGCAGAACTGGACAGGAACTACCTGGAATACCTGCGGGACGCGCGGCGCAGCATCGACCGCTGCGCCTGGGCCTGCCGCGTCTGGTCGGCCCCGTACGACGGCGAGGACCCCCGAGCTCCCGGCCCCGCGCCTGACCCCGACAGCCCCCCGGGGCGGCCGCCGGGGCCCCCCACACCACGGACTAAGAAGCGGGGGCTGCCCGAGGAGGGGGCGCGGGAGGCGCCGGGGGGGCCCCTGGGGGGTGATGAGCCCAGCGCCGGGGGGCCTGGCCCCGAGCCCCGGGATGGGGGGACACTGGTGAATGGGGCACACGGGACGGCTGAGCCTGGGCGGCCAGAGGGGGATGTGGTGGTGAAGAAGGTCCGTCGGAGCCCCGAGGGGGAGGGTGGCGGGGGGGCGCCGAACGGGGCCCCTCGGGCACAGCCCTCTGGCTGGGAGCCTCTGCCCTCGGTGGACTCGCTgttggaggagctgctggcccgCGTGCCCGCTGAGCCCCCTGGTGCCGGCGTCTCCATCGAGACCTTCACAGAGGAGCTGCGTGAGATTGAGGCCGAGATGCAGAACGGGGCTGTAGGGGGGGCCCCAGCCGCCCCCGCGGAACCCCCTGAGCCACCCTTGTCccacgaggaggaggaggcctTTGCCAGCTTCACCGTGCTGCCCGAGGGGGATGGAGGCACCGGGCGGGCACCGCCACGGCCCCCAGACCCCCTGGCGCAGGTGGTGGCCAGCCCGCCACGGGCGGTGGGGCCGCCCCCCAGCCAGCCCTTCACAG GCCCCTTCGTGTCAGTGCTGTTTGGGAAGCTGGAGAACATGCCCCACAACTCACTGTATGTCAACTTCCTGCTGACTGGGCTGGTGGCCCAGCTGGCCTGCTACCCCCAGCCTCTGCTCCGTTCCTTCCTGCTCAACACCAACATGGTCTTCCAGCCCAGTGTCAAGTCCCTGCTCCAG GTGCTGGGCTCGGTGAAGAACAAGATCGAGAGCTTTGCTGCCACTCAAGAGGACTTCCCAGCGCTGCTCTTCAAAGCCAAGAAGTATCTGATTGCCCGGGGGCGGCTGGACTGGGCAGAGGggcccggggctgtccctgccctgcggCGCACTGACACCCTGG CCCGCAGCCGGAAGCCGTccctgggggagctgctgctgcgcCACGCCAACAGCCCGACCCGCGCGCGGCACGCGGCGCAGCTGGCGCTGCAGGGGCTGCGGGACggggggctgcagcccctggcccCCCCAGCACGGCACGGCGAGGCCCTGCGCGTGCGCAACGCCGTGTACTGCGCCGTCATCTTCAGCGAGTTCCTCAAGGAGCTGGCAGCCATCGCCCAGGCGCATGCTGTCACCTCCCCCTTCCTCACCGAGCCCCCTGAGGAGTGA
- the CNGA4 gene encoding cyclic nucleotide-gated cation channel alpha-4, with amino-acid sequence METPGPGRPQATGSRITGTLRCPGAGPPTWVKVAAVPSRQRRTWGGQRRRWRRWARGRDPRDPAGLSPSPTALRPARTRRRRGLLTPDTARAGPVPPAPRGQGRAAAREPGTAAEGRLDMPRGPPRSPHPPLPVSPLTVPPFPVFRSPPAPPGPPQRRRSPPAPATGPALPTPSSRRARRTARAGHAHRSRDTPVPPWAWPAWKSPSAHWLLSEGAGPGGAGRSRSAWEPGIGSSGTGTHRDTPSRGHTDTGTHRNRDTGTHWDTPGHTGTETHRHRNPRNSCTLHFPELTSSESGPADTASAAGAPWLGPLEKPYLAPGQAQTLAGAEVRRIPAVEDADPRLPPVPPQGQAPALQHLWTHGHSQGCSTATPWNWTLDPAGDWHYRWISLMVLPILYNWVVLILRCCFPEVQEAHRGLWKVLDGFSDALYLLDIAVHCHTGFLEDGILVRDVSRTRWRYLGSWTFPWDVMAVLPTELLCLLPGVPRVPGVPAARANRCLRVPRLFEAFDRCETRTGWPNVFRVAKLMLYLLLGIHWHGCLYFALSEHLGLGVDPWVCPSSARPLRRYLHSFYFSTLVLAMVGDTPAPQREEEFLFLTAGFLLAVLGFATITGGISTVIVNLSSATAAFYPDAGPVRRYLRAWGVGGRLAGHVVRWHQHLRAQRKLPAEWEVLQHLPQGLRAEVAASVHLEALRRVGLFRSWEHGVLRQLVLRLRPQVFGPGEFVCRRGDVGREMYFIREGHLAVVAEDGVTQLAVLGEGLYFGEISLINIKGNTAGNRRTANILSIGYSDLFCLGKEDLAEVLAEFPCARAAMEAKGRELLLRMGRLNTEAEAAALAAEAEAQRRLQGLEVALEGLQTRAARLMAQLEASALRMALRVQRLEGRLRQQRRDKAARTDGAAGMASPQRPARTQGLAGGQGPPGVQGSPEAQVRDSSPAEPSQGNRRDAVANTAVAAVAVARCLKRAPGEAPPPPPPRCPSRPGLRLPPAPPGLPSPPPPPPAPSPPRAGRRPRLSTGGSERIGASSLPEPPGA; translated from the exons ATGGAGACACCGGGACCGGGACGCCCTCAGGCTACGGGGTCACGCATAACCGGGACCCTTCGAtgccccggggccgggccgccTACCTGGGTCAAGGTCGCGGCGGTCCCGTCCCGTCAGCGCCGCAcctggggagggcagaggaggCGTTGGAGGCGTTGGGCGCGGggccgggacccccgggaccccgcGGGCCTGAGCCCCTCGCCCACGGCACTGCGGCCCGCTCGGACCCGTCGCCGCCGCGGCCTCCTCACCCCCGACAccgcccgggccgggccggtCCCTCCGGCCCCGCGCGGCCAAGGGCGGGCGGCGGCCCGGGAACCCGGCACCGCGGCAGAAGGGCGGCTGGACATGCCCCGAggcccgccccgctccccgcaCCCCCCGCTCCCGGTGTCCCCGCTGACGGTGCCCCCATTCCCGGTGTTCCGGAGCCCCCCGGCCCCTCCCGGTCCGCCCCAGCGCCGCCGCTCACCGCCCGCCCCCGCCACGGGCCCCGCGCTCCCGACGCCATCTTCCCGCCGCGCCCGACGCACCGCGCGCGCCGGCCACGCCCACCGCTCCCGGGACACGCCCGTACCTCCGTGGGCGTGGCCTGCCTGGAAAAGCCCGAGCGCTCATTGGCTACTCAGtgagggggcggggccgggcggggccgggcggagcCGGAGCGCGTGGGAACCGGGAATCGGGAGCAGCGGCACGGGGACACACCGGGACACACCGTCACGGGGACACACCGACACCGGGACACACCGGAACCGGGACACCgggacacactgggacacaCCGGGACACACCGGCACGGAGACACACCGGCACCGG AATCCTCGGAACTCCTGCACACTGCACTTCCCGGAACTGACCTCCTCGGAATCGGGCCCCGCG GACACGGCCAGTGCCGCAGGAGCTCCGTGGCTGGGTCCCCTTGAGAAACCATACCTGGCACCGGGGCAGGCGCAGACCCTGGCAGGTGCTGAGGTGCGCAGGATCCCCGCTGTGGAGGATGCGGACCCTCGGCTCCCTCCTGTCCCACCGCAGGGccaggctccagccctgcagcacctcTGGACCCACggccacagccagggctg ctccactgccacCCCCTGGAACTGGACCCTGGACCCTGCTGGGGACTGGCACTACAGATGGATCAGCCTCATGGTGCTGCCCATCCTTTACAACTGGGTTGTCCTCATCCTCAG GTGCTGCTTCCCTGAGGTGCAGGAGGCACACAGGGGGCTATGGAAGGTCCTGGACGGATTCAGCGATGCATTGTACCTGCTGGACATCGCCGTGCACTGCCACACAG GTTTCCTGGAGGATGGGATCCTGGTGCGGGATGTCAGCCGGACGCGGTGGCGCTACCTGGGCTCCTGGACCTTCCCCTGGGATGTGATGGCCGTGCTGCCCACCGAGCTGCTCTGTCTGCTCCCAGGGGTCCCAAGGGTCCCAGGGGTGCCAGCAGCACGTGCCAACCGCTGCCTACGGGTGCCACGACTCTTCGAGGCCTTCGACCGGTGCGAGACGCGCACAGGATGGCCCAACGTGTTCCGCGTGGCCAAGCTGATGCTGTACCTGCTGCTGGGCATCCACTGGCACGGCTGCCTCTACTTCGCACTGTCAGAACACCTGGGGCTGGGCGTTGACCCCTGGGTCTGCCCCAGCTCCGCCCGACCTCTGCGCCGCTACCTGCACAGCTTCTACTTCTCCACGCTGGTCCTGGCCATGGTGGGTGACACGCCAGCACCACAGCGTGAGGAGGAGTTCCTCTTCCTCACCGCCGGCTTCCTCCTGGCCGTGCTGGGCTTCGCCACCATCACCGGCGGCATCAGCACCGTCATCGTCAACCTCAGCTCAGCCACCGCTGCCTTCTACCCCGATGCGGGGCCGGTGCGGCGGTACCTGCGGGCGTGGGGCGTGGGCGGGCGGCTGGCAGGGCACGTCGTGCGCTGGCACCAGCACCTGCGGGCGCAGCGCAAGCTGCCGGCAGAGTGGGAGGTGCTGCAGCACCTGCCGCAGGGGCTGCGGGCCGAGGTGGCCGCCAGCGTGCACCTGGAGGCCCTGCGGCGCGTTGGGCTGTTCCGCAGCTGGGAGCACGGCGTGCTGCGGCAACTGGTGCTGCGCCTGCGACCGCAGGTCTTTGGGCCCGGTGAGTTCGTGTGCCGGCGAGGGGATGTGGGCCGTGAGATGTACTTCATCCGCGAGGGCCACCTGGCTGTGGTGGCCGAGGACGGTGTCACGCAGTTGGCTGTTCTGGGCGAGGGGCTCTACTTCGGGGAGATCAGTCTCATCAACATCAAGG GCAACACGGCAGGGAACCGGCGCACGGCCAACATCCTGAGCATCGGGTACTCAGACCTGTTCTGTCTGGGCAAGGAGGACCTGGCGGAGGTGCTGGCCGAGTTCCCCTGTGCCCGTGctgccatggaggccaagggccgggagctgctgctgcgCATGGGCCGGCTCAACACGGAAGCCGAGGCGGCAGCGTTGGCGGCCGAGGCCGAGGCGCAGCggcggctgcaggggctggaggTGGCCCTGGAGGGGCTCCAGACCCGGGCAGCCCGACtgatggcacagctggaggccAGCGCCCTGCGCATGGCCCTGCGTGTCCAGCGCCTTGAGGGACGGCTGCGGCAGCAGCGACGGGACAAGGCAGCACGGACGGATGGGGCAGCAGGAATGGCCTCGCCGCAGCGGCCTGCCAGGACACAGGGCCTTGCTGGGGGACAGGGCCCTCCTGGAGTGCAGGGCTCACCCGAGGCACAGG TTCGGGACTCCAGCCCCGCCGAGCCGTCCCAGGGCAACCGCAGGGACGCGGTGGCAAACACCGCGGTGGCGGCGGTCGCCGTCGCCCGGTGCCTCAAGAGGGCTCCCGGCgaggccccccccccccccccaccaagaTGCCCGAGCCGCCCGGGACTCCGGCTGCCGCCCG caccccccgggctcccctcgccgccgccaccgcccccCGCCCCCAGCCCGCCCCGCGCCGGGCGCCGCCCCCGCTTATCCACCGGCGGATCCGAGCGGATCGGAGCCTCGTCCCTCCCGGAGCCTCCCGGTGCCTGA